The genome window ttgtcggcgcactgggtgggggctaaacAGAAATGtctgaggtaacccctcgtcactggccccatagggattctcatacctccctctacaaaggcgaggacgggaattacaaccgcgcccgtttccctcttaaagtgccattcccccatcttacagtgcttcagacttacgttgggggaaatcctataatcaacgatgaacttatttatcgcctcttcagtattgactaatttcctcagtctcaatttagtcatctttgtgatttactaaacaaacccGACCCACGACGGGAAAGgaaagggagccaaagagaaataaacccagaaaagaaaaagcacgagttaatggaggtagggaacttacataaaagaagaattacgcttcggacaggctttatgtgcttgagatagacttgaatttgggcggaagttcagatgaacccagaatacacgcactaaaactcttaagtgcagaacggaagagacggatccatctccaaaaaatcttttatactttctagggtaactgtACTCCTTTTCCTACCCAAAGAGGCCaggagatcaccaccgttcgatttccatcaTACCATAGAATGTGGGAAGCACAAAGctgcccgtatttaatgaggccacgtttcgccttccaagggctctaggaacgtgccttgggcaggtgaaaagcctcgggaaccgataggtgacaaggattgacaggcATTGGCGGatctctgatgtcatcaaaaccctcctatccgtccgaagagacggatagcaggattttgaggggctattgtgggccTGGGAGGtttacaatccggcccaaactctatctgggcccaaggcctgtgccgaggaggtcttttgccgaggacgaatgattgatggccggggtgtcaaggggaacggctgagaaactaccctgtcctcggcactccagaacTTCAGTGGGAAGATCAACGTCTTGGTGAAGGCTacccccaaacagccccctgaaggggatatgagtggaatggggcccatagggaagcagggcgtaaaattggatcaaggaaaatgcgtcccctccgcattaaatgcgccTGCCAACATCCAGAgccgattaatgagaaaagacgtttggacggtgtaaatttcgatcttcgcaactagtagaaagtaagaggggacggttgatgggatggatacagaaataagcacctgcctgaccaacaagtggagggctaggatcaaccaatACGGATTATATAATAAGAAGGTAGGTGCACCAAataaggggctgggaaaaatggccaaaaaccagggcctcccagcccacctccaggagaaaaactCCAGGGGTTAAAATAACTTCACCATgcacgaacaccacgaaaaacccaccgcctggtgaccaaggcctagcctttcaaacccacgctctacaaatgatattgtttgggccgttttacgtgcgaacccaacactgttgcAGTTCtttacaaaatcgtgtcctcacatatactttgttgatgtgttttataatataaaatgtttaagaaatacttattttatatgtaatattttgttgaatatgaaatagatgttactttttattttccttttttttatttttatttttttttgggttttaagcTTTGGCCCCTCCTAGGTATAAATCCTAGTTCCGTCCTGTGCACCTGGGAGGCTTTTGACAACGAGTCAGAGCTAAGAACCTCAATTCTCCAAGGAGACCGAGAGTTTGGGTCTGTGATAGCCTCAACGTAGACCATGGCATCACTTTCAATTATAGCCTGATGAATGTTCCCTCAGTATCTAGAAACTCGAATTCAGGATCTCTTCAtttgttctctctttcaaagtaaaaaattagCATAGCTTCTCTGCAAAATTCTGTGCAGCCATGGATTACAAGAAGAATCCATCATTGCCTATAatgctttcttttctcttcatctGCCTATCTCTCAACAATCATCTTTCCCTTGGAGCTGAAACCATCTCTGCAAACCAACCTCTCTCTGGTGACCAAACTATTAGCTCTAATGGTGGGAACTTTGAGCTCGGTTTCTTCACACCAGGTAACTCTTCTCGTTCTAACTACTATATAGGCATCTGGTTCAAGAAGGTCTCTCTCAGAACCATAGTTTGGGTGGCAAACAGAGAGACGCCAGTCTCTGATAGAATTTCTTCTGTATTGAGAATCTCAGACGGTAATTTAGTTCTGTTCAATGAGTCTCAAATTCCAATTTGGTCAACAAATTTGAGCTCTACGAGTTCTGGTCCTCTAGAAGCTGTGCTTCAAGATGATGGAAATTTTGTTCTGAGAGAGGGGTCTGCTAATTCACCAAAACTTTTGTGGCAGAGTTTTGATAATCCAACCGATACATGGTTTCCTGGTGCTAAGATGGCATATAACAATAGAACCAAACAAAACATGCGTCTTATTTCATGGAAGAATTCTGAGGATCCTGCACCAGGACTTTTCGCTCTTGAGCTACAGCAAAATACCAATTCCTATATTATTCTATGGAATAAGTCTGTACCATACTGGAGCAGTGGACCTTGGAATGGAAAAATTTTCAGTTCGGTTCCTGAGATGATAGCCAATTATATTTACAACTTCAGTTATGTTTCAAACGAAAATGAGAGCTATTTCACATATTCGGTTGCCCATACTTCTACTATATCTCgattttttatgaatatatcGGGCCAGATTCAGCAGCAATCATGGTTGGAAAGTACCAAGCAGTGGAATTTGTTTTGGTCTCAACCAAGGACGACACAATGTGAGGTTTATGCTTTTTGTGGGCCTTTCGGTGTATGCAACCAGCAATCCATGCCTTTTTGTAATTGCCTGAAGtattttcagcctacctcagaCAAAAGTTGGAATTTGTCGGATTTTTCAGCTGGGTGTGCAAGAAAAACCAGTTTGCAGTGTGGGAATGATACACTTGCTAATGGAAAGAGAGACAAGTTTTGGGAAATGCCCAACATGAAATTGCCTGATCATCCACAAACTGTGGCAGTTGGAAGTTCATCAGAATGTGAATCAACCTGCTTGAATAACTGCTCTTGCATTGCTTATGCTTATGGCGACCATTGTTCAATTTGGATTGGAGAGCTCTTGAATCTGCAACAACTCACAAGCGCTGACACTAATGGAGGAACTCTATATCTCAAACTTGCAGCTTCCGAGTTATCCGGTAAGGCAATTACTGTAGGTATAGTTTTAGTTTGAGACTTTCAGTTGCAGGGATAGCAGTTCTTGAGTTACCCAGTTCTATAATTGATTTGCTctattctattttctttatttttagatgATAGGAGTCTAATTcgattttgaaatttgaattctgAATTAGGATGTTTTTACTGATTTCCTTTCCTTTCATTATTTATCCTTGttattattcttattcttcAAGTTTGCGGTAACTAGTAAGTGGACTTTTCCTATAAAATGGTGTAAGGAGGTGCCTTTGCACCATCAGCTCTCTGTAAAGACGTGTGTTAAACCTGTTGTTTACAACCTCCAATACCATGAATCAGCAATTTATAAGTTAGTGAATACATGCTATCACACACAATAATTCCTCCATAAATCATAATACCCAGTTTCATAAACATCGAAGAAAGACGAGAGATTCTCTCTTGTCGGAGAGCTAACAATCATAATTAGAAAAACTAGTTGTATGTCTATGGTCAAAGCAATAAATCCAACATAGTACTTGGCTGCTTGCTTGAACCGCAAAGATGGTATTGCTTGACTAAGgaaaacataatattttaaaatttcgaCTGATTATCATTTAATTCAATCATTTCAGCTTTTTCACTTTAACAAAACATGAAATGAGAGATTTCTGTTCACATTCTATATATTGAAATatgattattctttattttttttcttgtagtttCTCCTCCATCCAAAAAAAGGATGACATTGCTTCTTATTTTTGGAATAACTAGTGTGATTGTTCTTTGCGCCAGTATTTCTATGTGCATATGGCAAAGAAAGATGAGCAAGAGAAAGGGTAAGCACTTTGCAAAATGCATATGATGCACCATGCTGagttttttgttaatttgaatCAGAATAAAGCCAGTAATACGTTCCTCCAtgtaattaacatgcaaactaAGATACGTCAATGTCTTCTGAATTTAGAAAATAgacaaattaataaaagaaatcaagCACACCGCATGTTTCACAGTGAAAGCCATGTCCAAGAATTGATAGACTTGGGTGAgttgaaagaagaagatgagaaaggCTTAGATTTACCTTCttatgatttggaaagcatacGAGTCGCTACAGGTATCTTCTCAGATGAAAACAAGCTTGGACAAGGAGGCTATGGGCCTGTTTACAAGGTAATTCTTGCAATATTTatcggtcatttttttttttttttttgaggtgtaTTTATCGGTCATTAATGTTCTGTCTGCCTGTTTTGGTAAATGGTAATATTAATTGTGCATTGGGAATTTTGGTCGTAGGGTAAGCTTCCAAGTGGTCAAGAAATTGCGGTAAAGAGGCTTTCAAGAGTCTCAGGTCAAGGTTTAAAAGAATTTAAGAATGAGGTGCTATTGATTGCAAAACTTCAGCATCGAAACCTTGTCAGGCTCCATGGATATTGCATAGAAGGGAGTGAAAAGATTTTACTTTATGAGTACATGCCCAACAAAAGTTTAGACTACTTTATATTTGGTTGGCTTCTAAACCTAACTCCTACCTCTTTACCATCCATGTTACGTTAACATTGTTTCTTATTTAGTTGctaaaattattctttcaaATGAAAAATGGAAATTGCAAGATCAAAAGCAAAGTATGAGTTTGGACTGGGAGATACGTTTCAACATCATTCTGGGAATTGCTCGAGGGATTCTTTATCTTCACCAAGACTCTAGATTAAGGATTATTCATAGAGATTTGAAAACCAGCAATATTCTTCTAGATCACAAAATGAACCCCAAAATATCTGACTTTGGATTGGCGAGAATTGTTGGTGACAGACAAACTGAGGCAATCACAAGCAAAGTAGCTGGAACTTAGTAGGTTTCATGTAAATAGTATGATTATTATAGCTAATTATTTACATATTATGGCAAATCTTCAATCCACTTAACTTGTTTAGACAATATGCACATAATTCCCTTgctaatattataatttatacaatCGTTGCAATGTAGTGGCTATATATCTCCGGAATATGCGATAGATGGAATCTTCTCAATCAAATCTGATGTTTTTAGTTTCGGTGTAGTTCTACTTGAGATTATAAGTGGAAAGAGAAATACAGGTTTTTATAAGTCAGAACAAGCCATGAGCCTTCTAGGTTATGTaagtattttgaattttcataacTATCTATGTTTGTGTCACTTTTTTGCTTCATTCTAGGTTATGTATGTAGGTatgttgaattttctaattatcTATGCTTTGGTAATTTTTTACTTCATACCAATGTTTGTCTATTATCACAGGCATGGGGATTGTGGACTGACAACATGCTGATGGATTTAATGGACGAGACCCTACGGGATACTTGCATTGCAGATCAGTTTGTGAAGTGTCTCAATATTGGTCTCTTATGTGTACAATCTAACCCAAGTGATCGCCCAACCATGTCAATTGTTATTAAGATGCTAGATGGTGAAACTGTGAACCTTCCAGCCCCAAAAAGACCAGCATTTGTCATTGGGAGAGATCAATCCAGCTCAACTTCTTCTAataaaccaaaatcaattaatgaAGTAACAAATAGTCTAGAAGCACGATGATCCATGATTAAGGTTATCATGAGtcttgttgtttttttttttttatgattaatcCTGCAAAGTTAATCGTGCATTCACAATtagataatataaatatttttttccgtAATTATTTTCCTTTGCTGGATACTTCTTTCAAGTTATTTTAAATCCTTTTCCGTATTTGTTGTACTGATGTTTTGAATTGgaatgtgttaggttctaaggattaggaactaatgtattagaactctaatttgtattgttggcaaaccataatcaaaacaggttttagtcttgtttagattTGCTCAAAGTATATctgttttatgtaaagttgaaaTCAAGTTACTACAGAATTTATTGTGCAATTCtgtctggctcgatcgatcgagaattagacttgatcgatcgaaacttgggcagaatgtttttctgcagaatttttccaactcagcttaagcccgtttgacgtgtagggttttatattttatcttaagtataaaagagaaaaccctTGCCACGTTTTGGTGGCTCCATTAtactgtgtgtgtgaatcttttgtgagatcaagaggtggttgccttcacacatacttagggtttccaagattcaagactatgtcaagaacttggtgatcgatTCAGTTGCTACATTAAAAAGtataaagaaacacaagcgggtgtgcttgtatttgttggagaatccaagaaagaaggagttcgtggtctTGGAGCTTACAGTGGTTGTgttagtaagtttctactgagaggtagcaataggatgttaatgaTCTAAGTCgcttttgtaaaattttgattctttcatagtggattcaggtttatcttgaggatagttaggttaaatcctccctaggtttttactgGTGTGGTTTCcggggtcatcatatctttgtgttatttatattccgcactttacattgatatgattatgtgattatgttaacctagatctgaaatttggactaagtaatcacttggctaatttatTAAGTTAATtcagttgtgttttaaggggtctaaaaatgtacaaaatgGATAAGATTTCAGGTTTCTTATATTGTGTTTGGACTATTGCTATTCTAAAGAACTTCTAGTGTGATTTAGAAGACGTCTGAATTACAGAAATTATTGCATTCACATTATCTATAAATATCATTACCGCATCCTGCCCAACGATTACCCATCCTTGCTCCTCCACTGAATAAAAATTCTATGTCCTACTATGAGTCGTTAACTTTAAACTTTATTAATAACTATTTATAAGGTCATTTTCTTAACCTAAAATTACTTTTACAAACTGACAAGTAACAACAATTTAAAGGTCATGGTCCTTCTCGGGCCGCCATCCATTATATTGTGCAATTTTTATTACTCATTgcctttaaatatatatatatatatatatatatatatatatatatctaagaTAGAATTCTTCTCTAGTGTAATCTAAGTTTGTGTGTAATGCTCattcttggagacttgaactctaGTCCTTACCCTCCACATCCTACAAACACTTAATTCTCTTTTAGAGTGACTATCACGCAAAGGATGTGCGGGCTGTGCTGGATCATCACTCACTACTAGTTGCACTTGCACAGTTGCACCACATGAATCTTCTCAAATTTGACAAGATTGGCAGTTACCTTTCCCTTAATACACAAAGACTTTTGTTAACGAGTGTCCTCAGGGCAATGGTTAAGATATATTAattctttattaaataattttttcatacactttagaaaataaaatctatatctatataagaTCTTGAAATTCCCTCCAATTTGATTGTTTGTACACAAAAATGGGGCTTAAATAGCAAGATTGTTAGACTCCGACCAGACCATATAGTTCGACTAGGCTAATCGGAAACCGGACTGAAATCCGGTTTCTTAAACATACAAAATTGGATTTCTTTGAAATCCCATGAACCCCTTAAACTACGGTAAGACCACATGGTTCAGGTAGAACTGGTGGCGGTTCAATCACAGTCCAAGCTTACTtgttaattaagaaaaaaaaaagaatcagaaAAGTGCACTTAAGGGCAATAGTTAAGGTGTATTAatgatttattaaataattttttttaatacaatttaaaaagttatatatatatatataattttttttatatccaaaaaaaaaaaaaaaaaaaacacacacacacataacaacaatgaatttgtttttGCATGACAATGCATGATTTAcaagtttattttattctttgaaaAATGCATATTGTAATTCATAATtgaacatttattaatttttaacatgTACCCTTTGGGCATTTATTAACAAGACCCATAAAGGAATATTGATGCTTATTACTattgatattgtattttttcCAAATCCCTAAATTTTGGTGTAAAACTAGTTTTGAATAAAGGGATTCATTGATTTAAATATGTCAAAccatatttttgttgatttcaaTTAGTTATATTAGGTTGTCCAAATTTAGCTAagctttaattaaaaattctaattgTATTATCATATTATCatcttgaataaaaaaaatcgtATTGAATTCAAGATCTTGAAATTCCCTccaattttattgtttgtgCAAAAAATGGGGCTTAAATAGCAAGGTTGTTAGACTTGGACCAGACCAGAAGGTTCAACTAAGTTAACTGGAAACTGGATTGAAATTCGGTTTTTTAAACATACAGAAccaaatttctttcaaattcCGTGAACCCCTTAAACGCAGTTGGACTGCATGGTTTTGGTAGAATCGGGGGTGGTTCAATCACGGTCCAAGCTTGCAtgttaattaagaaaaaaaatcaaaaaagtgTGCTTAAGGGCAATGGTTAAGGTGCATTAAtgctttattaaataattttttaattcacttaaaaaataatctctctctctctctctctctctctctctctccaaaaaaaaaaacacacacacacataacgACAATGAATTTGTGTATGCATGACAATGCATCATTTAcaagtttattttattctttgaaaACGTACATTGTAATTCATAATtgaacatttattaatttttaacatgtacccatggttttaaaaaccggaacGGACAAAGAACCGGAAAAGAGGCTGATTATCGGTTTTATGGTCCGACCGGGGTCGGACTGATGGTCGAAccgatgatgtcataattaatataatttaaatatttaaataatttttatatgaattttgaattttaataccttattttaagaaaatataaaatatagaattttttttctttttttgcatactaccttttttttttttttttttttcctggtcaataattattgacaaaaaaagaaaaaagaataatctATCAGTAAggtttcatatatttatttttccctcataAATCTACCACCCCACACGGTTTACCATCAAAAGATTCAGAAGTCTTATTTTTTCAGTTCTCACTTCTcagtgttttgtgttttgtcttTCACTCTTTTGTCCTCCAGGCAGTACCTCCATCCGTCCCCCTCTCTCTCTGTAAGTTAGACAAAATCCTCTCATTCACTGTCTCACCGAAGAGCCGTGGATACCTCATACCAATCCAAAAGGCTGGTTTCAACACCAAGCATGAGCATTCAGTAattttctcactctctcaagcCTAGCAGAtctgagaaaaaagaagattttttgagcaaaaaatttGTCCTTACACACTTATACCGACAGAtctgagaaaagaaaagattttttcaattttgtaaaaCCGGTTTAACCTTTCCGGTTTCCGATTTTCCTGGTTGAACCAACGGTTATCGGTTAAATccggtttttcttttattttcggTTTTTAAGCATAACCGGACCGGATTACTCTCCTGTTTCCGGTTGAACCGGTCGAACCGGccggtccggtccggtttttaaaactatgcatGTACCCTTAGGGTatttattaataagacccaTAAAGGAATGTCGATGAATATTACTATTGATATAGTATTTTGTCAAATCCCTAAATTTTGGTGGAAAACTAGTTTTGAATCAAGGGATTCATTGATTTAAATATGTCAaaccctttttttcttctttcaattaGTTTTCATTGGGTTGTCCAAATTTAGCCAAGCTTTAACTAGAAAATTTGATCATTTgatcatattaatttttgtcatgaataaaaaaaaacttcttgaATTCAAGATCTTGAAATTCCCTCCAATTTGATTGTTTGTGCACAAAAATGGGGCTTAAATAGCAAGGTTGTCAAATCCGGAGTAGATTGGACGGTCTAACCAGGTTAACCGAAAACTGGACTGAAATTcgattttttatacatatagaATCAAATTTCTTTGAAATCTAGTGAACCCTTTAAATCGAGTTTGGACCACATGGTTTAGGTAGAACTGGTGGTGGTTCAATCACGGTCCAAGCCTgcttgttaattaaaaaaaataaaaaaagtgcgCTTACCAGGTTTACAACCTAGGCACAGCTTATGAGAGTTAGAGCTAAAGTCTAACAGCTAAAGTCTAACCACTAAGCTATGCTTGCAAGTTGATGCTCAACgcaatacatacatacatacataaatatatatatatatatatatatattgaaaacaacttaacacaattctATTCTACTGAATTAAATTATCTACCTCTTAAAGAGAacgtataaaaaaaattataattaaaatccttcaaagatattcaactttacttcaaaaattaatcatagcttttaatgttttcatgctttattattttattttattaaatttcttgtttaatttgtaaaaatatgctTGAAAGTCATTAAATTTTCCTCACacatatagatatattagtcaattttgcgaattttataaatttaatatctatatttgggttttaattaattattaaagtaATTATGACATTATCGTAGTTCGACCTTGGTCGAACCTCAGTCtaaccttaaaaaccttgaacttcTTCCTTTATTCTACTTATTTGAGTGAATGCGTaatgatataatattaaattcatttcttattatttggttgttgagaagtgaaggaaaaccaaacaaaagacaa of Quercus lobata isolate SW786 chromosome 8, ValleyOak3.0 Primary Assembly, whole genome shotgun sequence contains these proteins:
- the LOC115955890 gene encoding G-type lectin S-receptor-like serine/threonine-protein kinase At4g03230 isoform X1, yielding MDYKKNPSLPIMLSFLFICLSLNNHLSLGAETISANQPLSGDQTISSNGGNFELGFFTPGNSSRSNYYIGIWFKKVSLRTIVWVANRETPVSDRISSVLRISDGNLVLFNESQIPIWSTNLSSTSSGPLEAVLQDDGNFVLREGSANSPKLLWQSFDNPTDTWFPGAKMAYNNRTKQNMRLISWKNSEDPAPGLFALELQQNTNSYIILWNKSVPYWSSGPWNGKIFSSVPEMIANYIYNFSYVSNENESYFTYSVAHTSTISRFFMNISGQIQQQSWLESTKQWNLFWSQPRTTQCEVYAFCGPFGVCNQQSMPFCNCLKYFQPTSDKSWNLSDFSAGCARKTSLQCGNDTLANGKRDKFWEMPNMKLPDHPQTVAVGSSSECESTCLNNCSCIAYAYGDHCSIWIGELLNLQQLTSADTNGGTLYLKLAASELSVSPPSKKRMTLLLIFGITSVIVLCASISMCIWQRKMSKRKENRQINKRNQAHRMFHSESHVQELIDLGELKEEDEKGLDLPSYDLESIRVATGIFSDENKLGQGGYGPVYKGKLPSGQEIAVKRLSRVSGQGLKEFKNEVLLIAKLQHRNLVRLHGYCIEGSEKILLYEYMPNKSLDYFIFDQKQSMSLDWEIRFNIILGIARGILYLHQDSRLRIIHRDLKTSNILLDHKMNPKISDFGLARIVGDRQTEAITSKVAGTYGYISPEYAIDGIFSIKSDVFSFGVVLLEIISGKRNTGFYKSEQAMSLLGYAWGLWTDNMLMDLMDETLRDTCIADQFVKCLNIGLLCVQSNPSDRPTMSIVIKMLDGETVNLPAPKRPAFVIGRDQSSSTSSNKPKSINEVTNSLEAR
- the LOC115955890 gene encoding G-type lectin S-receptor-like serine/threonine-protein kinase At2g19130 isoform X2, with the protein product MDYKKNPSLPIMLSFLFICLSLNNHLSLGAETISANQPLSGDQTISSNGGNFELGFFTPGNSSRSNYYIGIWFKKVSLRTIVWVANRETPVSDRISSVLRISDGNLVLFNESQIPIWSTNLSSTSSGPLEAVLQDDGNFVLREGSANSPKLLWQSFDNPTDTWFPGAKMAYNNRTKQNMRLISWKNSEDPAPGLFALELQQNTNSYIILWNKSVPYWSSGPWNGKIFSSVPEMIANYIYNFSYVSNENESYFTYSVAHTSTISRFFMNISGQIQQQSWLESTKQWNLFWSQPRTTQCEVYAFCGPFGVCNQQSMPFCNCLKYFQPTSDKSWNLSDFSAGCARKTSLQCGNDTLANGKRDKFWEMPNMKLPDHPQTVAVGSSSECESTCLNNCSCIAYAYGDHCSIWIGELLNLQQLTSADTNGGTLYLKLAASELSVSPPSKKRMTLLLIFGITSVIVLCASISMCIWQRKMSKRKENRQINKRNQAHRMFHSESHVQELIDLGELKEEDEKGLDLPSYDLESIRVATGIFSDENKLGQGGYGPVYKGKLPSGQEIAVKRLSRVSGQGLKEFKNEVLLIAKLQHRNLVRLHGYCIEGSEKILLYEYMPNKSLDYFIFDQKQSMSLDWEIRFNIILGIARGILYLHQDSRLRIIHRDLKTSNILLDHKMNPKISDFGLARIVGDRQTEAITSKVAGT